One genomic region from Streptomyces sp. NBC_00582 encodes:
- a CDS encoding ATP-binding cassette domain-containing protein produces MVHVSATPVLALRGVSKRFGAVQALTDVDLEVHAGEVVALVGDNGAGKSTLVKTIAGVHPIDEGVIEWEGKAVSINRPHDAQGLGVATVYQDLALCDNLDVVGNLYLGRELLHRGVIDEVTMEKNARELLSTLSIRIPSVRIPIASLSGGQRQVVAIARALIGEPKVVILDEPTAALGVEQTAQVLDLVERLRERNLGVILISHNMADVKAVADTVAVLRLGKNNGSFPVKDTSHEEIIAAITGATDNAVTRRAERRTAEAAQ; encoded by the coding sequence ATGGTTCACGTGTCCGCTACGCCCGTGCTGGCGTTGCGCGGAGTCTCCAAGCGATTCGGTGCGGTGCAGGCACTCACCGATGTCGATCTGGAGGTCCACGCCGGAGAAGTGGTCGCCCTGGTGGGCGACAACGGCGCAGGTAAGTCGACCCTGGTCAAGACGATCGCGGGTGTCCACCCCATCGATGAGGGCGTCATCGAGTGGGAGGGCAAGGCGGTCAGCATCAACCGGCCGCACGACGCCCAGGGGCTCGGCGTCGCGACGGTCTACCAGGACCTCGCGCTCTGCGACAACCTCGACGTCGTGGGCAACCTCTACCTCGGCCGCGAGCTGCTGCACCGAGGCGTCATCGACGAGGTGACGATGGAGAAGAACGCCCGCGAGCTGCTGTCCACGCTCTCCATCCGGATCCCGAGCGTGCGCATCCCGATCGCGAGCCTCTCCGGCGGTCAGCGCCAGGTCGTCGCCATCGCCCGCGCGCTGATCGGCGAGCCCAAGGTCGTCATCCTCGACGAGCCCACCGCCGCCCTCGGCGTCGAGCAGACCGCACAGGTCCTCGACCTCGTCGAGCGGCTGCGCGAGCGCAACCTCGGCGTCATCCTCATCAGCCACAACATGGCCGACGTCAAGGCGGTCGCCGACACCGTCGCCGTCCTGCGCCTGGGCAAGAACAACGGCTCCTTCCCCGTGAAGGACACCAGCCACGAAGAGATCATCGCCGCGATCACGGGTGCCACGGACAACGCCGTGACCCGTCGCGCGGAGCGGCGCACCGCGGAGGCGGCACAGTGA
- a CDS encoding sugar ABC transporter substrate-binding protein: protein MRRVVIGATAVSMALSIAACGKAGDDKDKDSGSSSDSKSIGLLLPDNVTARYEKFDKPYFDAKVKELCSDCDVQYANAAADPAKQAQQMSSMVTKGVKVIVISAQDSAAIKSSIQSAVDKGVKVVAYDRLAQGPVSAYVSFDNEKVGELQGEALLAALGSKATTKSKIVMINGDDADPNAAQFKAGAHKALDGKVDIAYEQSGLWKDTVAAQKMSAAITQLGAKNIAGVYSANDGMAGGIANTLKGAKISGIPLTGQDAELAAIQRIVAGTQSSTVYKAYKPEADTAAELAVNLLQGKDIKSLADTTVTSGSGDKVQAKLLTPVSVTVKNINDTVVKDGLYTVADICTADYAAACKKAGLS from the coding sequence ATGCGTAGAGTCGTGATCGGCGCCACCGCCGTGTCCATGGCGCTGTCGATTGCCGCCTGCGGCAAGGCCGGCGACGACAAGGACAAGGACTCTGGCAGCAGCTCGGACAGCAAGTCCATCGGTCTGCTGCTCCCCGACAACGTCACCGCGCGCTACGAGAAGTTCGACAAGCCGTACTTCGACGCCAAGGTCAAGGAGCTCTGCTCCGACTGTGACGTGCAGTACGCGAACGCCGCGGCCGACCCGGCCAAGCAGGCTCAGCAGATGAGCTCCATGGTGACCAAGGGTGTCAAGGTCATCGTGATCTCCGCCCAGGACTCCGCCGCCATCAAGTCCTCCATCCAGTCCGCGGTGGACAAGGGCGTCAAGGTCGTCGCGTACGACCGCCTCGCCCAGGGCCCGGTCTCGGCCTACGTCTCCTTCGACAACGAGAAGGTCGGTGAGCTCCAGGGCGAGGCCCTGCTCGCCGCGCTCGGCTCCAAGGCGACCACCAAGTCGAAGATCGTCATGATCAACGGTGACGACGCCGACCCGAACGCCGCCCAGTTCAAGGCCGGCGCCCACAAGGCCCTCGACGGCAAGGTCGACATCGCCTACGAGCAGTCCGGCCTGTGGAAGGACACCGTCGCCGCCCAGAAGATGTCCGCGGCGATCACCCAGCTCGGCGCGAAGAACATCGCGGGCGTCTACTCCGCCAACGACGGCATGGCCGGTGGCATCGCCAACACCCTCAAGGGTGCGAAGATCAGCGGCATCCCGCTGACCGGTCAGGACGCCGAGCTCGCCGCCATCCAGCGGATCGTCGCCGGCACCCAGTCCTCCACGGTCTACAAGGCCTACAAGCCGGAGGCCGACACCGCCGCCGAGCTCGCGGTCAACCTGCTCCAGGGCAAGGACATCAAGTCCCTCGCCGACACCACGGTGACCAGCGGCTCCGGTGACAAGGTCCAGGCCAAGCTGCTGACCCCGGTGTCCGTCACGGTCAAGAACATCAACGACACGGTCGTCAAGGACGGTCTGTACACGGTCGCGGACATCTGCACCGCCGACTACGCCGCCGCCTGCAAGAAGGCCGGCCTGTCGTAA
- a CDS encoding ROK family transcriptional regulator: protein METPGSQSSLHRANLERVVRAVRLAGSLTQAEIARTTGLSAATVSNIVRELKDGGTVEVTPTSAGGRRARSVSLSGDAGIVIGVDFGHTHLRVALGNLAHQVLAEESEPLDVDASSAQGFDRAEQLVIRLVEATGVDRSKIAGVGLGVPGPIDLESGTLGSSAILPGWIGTRPAEELRGRLGVPVHVDNDANLGALGELVWGSGRGVRDLAYIKVASGVGAGLVIEGKIYRGPGGTAGEIGHITLDESGPVCRCGNRGCLETFAAARYVLPLLQSSHGTDLTMEGVVRLARDGDPGCRRVIADVGRHIGSGVANLCNLLNPSRVVLGGDLAEAGELVLGPIRESVGRYAIPSAARQLSVLPGALGGRAEVLGALALALSEMGDSTLLDGTLSAATPAFT, encoded by the coding sequence GTGGAGACTCCGGGGTCGCAGTCGTCACTGCATCGGGCCAACCTGGAGCGAGTGGTACGTGCCGTGCGTCTGGCCGGGTCCCTCACTCAGGCGGAGATCGCCCGTACGACGGGACTGTCCGCCGCGACGGTCTCCAACATCGTGCGCGAGCTCAAGGACGGCGGAACCGTCGAGGTCACGCCCACCTCCGCGGGTGGGCGCAGGGCGCGCAGCGTCTCGCTGAGCGGGGACGCCGGCATCGTGATCGGGGTGGATTTCGGCCACACCCATCTCCGGGTGGCCCTCGGCAACCTCGCCCATCAGGTCCTCGCCGAGGAGTCCGAGCCGCTCGATGTGGACGCCTCCTCGGCCCAGGGCTTCGACCGGGCGGAACAGCTGGTCATACGGCTGGTCGAGGCCACCGGGGTGGACCGTTCGAAGATCGCGGGCGTGGGGCTCGGTGTCCCCGGCCCGATCGATCTGGAGTCCGGCACGCTCGGCTCGTCGGCGATCCTGCCCGGCTGGATCGGGACCAGACCCGCCGAGGAGCTCAGAGGCCGCCTCGGGGTGCCCGTGCACGTGGACAACGACGCCAACCTCGGTGCCCTCGGAGAGCTGGTCTGGGGCAGCGGCCGGGGCGTACGTGATCTTGCTTACATCAAGGTCGCGAGCGGTGTGGGGGCCGGTCTGGTGATCGAGGGGAAGATTTACCGGGGCCCGGGTGGCACCGCAGGAGAAATCGGACATATTACACTTGATGAATCCGGACCGGTCTGCCGCTGCGGGAACCGCGGCTGCCTGGAGACCTTCGCGGCCGCGCGCTATGTGCTGCCACTGCTCCAGTCCAGCCACGGCACGGATCTCACGATGGAGGGCGTCGTGCGGCTGGCCAGGGACGGAGATCCGGGCTGCCGTCGGGTGATCGCCGACGTCGGCCGCCACATCGGCAGTGGAGTCGCCAATCTCTGCAACCTGCTGAACCCGAGCCGGGTGGTCCTGGGCGGTGATCTCGCCGAGGCCGGTGAGCTGGTGCTCGGTCCGATCAGGGAGTCCGTCGGCCGCTATGCCATCCCCAGTGCGGCGCGTCAACTCTCCGTTCTCCCGGGGGCACTTGGCGGCCGTGCGGAGGTGCTCGGAGCACTCGCTCTCGCACTCAGCGAGATGGGTGATTCGACCCTTTTGGACGGCACCCTCTCGGCCGCGACACCTGCCTTCACTTAG
- a CDS encoding carbohydrate ABC transporter permease, protein MKTTEPPAPVPAPVTKVGRAPGRPGPAPTSEGRVLNVFSHGVLVLWAVMVVLPLLWAVMTSFKDDRSIFSSPWALPDSPHFDNWSRAWTEAHMSDYFLNTALVVGGSLVGTLVLGSMAAYVLARFDFPGNRFIYYLFVGGMGFPVMLALVPLFYVVNNMGLLNTLHGLILVYIAYSLPFTVFFLTAFFRTLPASVAEAAFVDGASHSRIFLQIMLPMAKPGLISVGIFNFLGQWNQYMLPTVLNTDPDKRVLTQGLVQLAVSQGYKGDWSGLFAGLVMAMLPVLAAYVVFQRQVVQGLTAGALK, encoded by the coding sequence ATGAAGACGACCGAACCCCCCGCTCCCGTCCCCGCACCCGTCACCAAGGTCGGCCGGGCGCCCGGCCGGCCGGGCCCGGCGCCGACGTCCGAAGGCCGGGTCCTGAACGTCTTCTCGCACGGCGTGCTCGTCCTGTGGGCCGTGATGGTCGTGCTGCCGCTGCTGTGGGCGGTGATGACGTCCTTCAAGGACGACCGGTCCATCTTCTCCTCGCCCTGGGCGCTCCCGGACAGCCCGCACTTCGACAACTGGTCGCGGGCCTGGACCGAGGCCCACATGAGCGACTACTTCCTGAACACCGCGCTGGTGGTGGGAGGTTCGCTGGTCGGCACCCTGGTCCTCGGCTCCATGGCGGCCTATGTCCTCGCCCGCTTCGACTTCCCCGGCAACCGGTTCATCTACTACCTGTTCGTCGGGGGCATGGGCTTCCCCGTCATGCTGGCGCTGGTCCCGCTGTTCTACGTGGTGAACAATATGGGGCTGCTCAACACCCTGCACGGTCTGATCCTGGTCTACATCGCGTACTCGCTGCCGTTCACGGTGTTCTTCCTGACGGCGTTCTTCCGCACCCTGCCGGCGTCGGTGGCCGAGGCCGCGTTCGTCGACGGCGCCTCGCACAGCCGGATCTTCCTCCAGATCATGCTGCCGATGGCGAAACCCGGCCTGATCAGCGTGGGCATCTTCAACTTCCTCGGCCAGTGGAACCAGTACATGCTGCCGACGGTCCTCAACACCGACCCCGACAAGCGGGTCCTCACCCAGGGACTCGTCCAACTGGCCGTCAGCCAGGGCTACAAGGGTGACTGGTCCGGACTCTTCGCCGGCCTGGTCATGGCCATGCTTCCGGTGCTCGCGGCGTACGTGGTCTTCCAGCGGCAGGTCGTGCAGGGGTTGACAGCAGGGGCCCTGAAGTAA
- a CDS encoding carbohydrate ABC transporter permease produces MQHGKYRFIVGFLALPLGLYALFVIWPFLQSISYSFTDWTGLSPEFKMVGLDNYRRLLDDQIFWKSLWHSLLFALLVPLVTLTLALFLSFMINVGGRRRKGGPAVSGVRGSSFYKIVYFFPQVLSIAIVALLFAFAYNPDSGAINAFLRGIGLGDVQPLWLGDPDLALWCVMAVLVWSTVGFFVVLFTAAMAAVPADLYEAALLDGADRADTFFRVTLPLLWDTVQSGWVYLGILALGAESFAVVQIMTTGPGGPDYSTTVMVLYVYQKAFRDGQAAYATTIGVALLVVTLAFAAVVMRLGRRERLEY; encoded by the coding sequence ATGCAACACGGCAAATACCGGTTCATCGTGGGGTTTTTGGCGCTCCCCCTCGGACTGTACGCGCTCTTCGTGATCTGGCCGTTCCTCCAGTCCATCTCCTACTCGTTCACGGACTGGACCGGTCTGAGTCCCGAATTCAAGATGGTCGGCCTCGACAATTACCGCAGGCTGCTGGACGACCAGATCTTCTGGAAGTCGCTGTGGCACAGCCTGCTGTTCGCACTCCTGGTCCCCCTGGTGACACTCACCCTCGCGCTTTTCCTGTCCTTCATGATCAATGTCGGCGGGCGCCGAAGAAAAGGCGGCCCCGCGGTTTCCGGTGTCCGGGGCTCCTCCTTCTACAAGATCGTGTATTTCTTCCCGCAGGTGCTGTCCATCGCGATCGTCGCGCTGCTCTTCGCCTTCGCGTACAACCCGGACAGCGGTGCGATCAACGCCTTCCTGCGGGGCATCGGACTGGGCGACGTCCAGCCGCTGTGGCTCGGTGACCCGGATCTCGCGCTGTGGTGCGTGATGGCGGTCCTCGTCTGGTCCACGGTCGGCTTCTTCGTCGTCCTGTTCACGGCGGCCATGGCCGCCGTCCCCGCCGACCTGTACGAGGCCGCCCTGCTGGACGGCGCCGACCGGGCCGACACCTTCTTCCGGGTGACCCTGCCGCTGCTGTGGGACACCGTGCAGTCGGGCTGGGTCTACCTGGGCATCCTCGCCCTCGGCGCCGAGTCGTTCGCCGTCGTGCAGATCATGACGACCGGTCCCGGCGGCCCCGACTACTCGACCACCGTCATGGTCCTGTACGTGTACCAGAAGGCGTTCCGCGACGGTCAGGCCGCCTACGCCACCACCATCGGCGTCGCCCTGCTCGTCGTGACGCTGGCCTTCGCCGCCGTCGTCATGCGGCTCGGGCGGCGCGAGCGGCTGGAGTACTGA
- the ngcE gene encoding N-acetylglucosamine/diacetylchitobiose ABC transporter substrate-binding protein: MGSSSGNNGAVNGESAGVGRRDLIRRSAALGLASVPAIGFLSACASSGAGEEDKAKAGKKTAKNPLAVNETAPMEFVLFDGGFGKEYAEDAVKIYEKDFPGAKVKFSATQKIQSTLQPRFNQGTPPDLIDNSGAEQMDMGVLVGKKQLADLTPLLDAPSYDDPAKKVRDTLRPGIVEMGQFDGDPVWIMYYAYTVYGVWYSQKALDSLDATYPETWDEMLAVCEKARKKGMAGWTYAGKYPYYLPFSLYPMIGKVGGREVLDAIDNLEPNAWKHPAVKACFEAYYELYKKGYVLKGTPGLDHIQSQTAWAEGKALFIPNGSWVENESAKVIPADFDLAVSAPTGIDSSDKMPFGTIWASGGEPFVVPAKAKNGSGGMEQLRIMLGEASSRNFTAKVKSLTAYDGGTDGITLTPGLKSGVAALEKAGDNVVNPRLQDWYVQLQKEQIGVGGLGEMMAGRLTPVEAINKIQGYADAAAKDTSIKHYKHQ; the protein is encoded by the coding sequence ATGGGATCCAGCTCCGGGAACAACGGTGCCGTGAACGGCGAATCGGCGGGCGTCGGCCGCCGCGATCTGATCAGGCGGTCGGCCGCACTCGGCCTGGCCTCCGTCCCCGCGATCGGCTTTCTGTCCGCGTGCGCCAGCAGCGGGGCCGGCGAGGAGGACAAGGCCAAGGCCGGAAAGAAGACGGCGAAGAACCCCCTTGCGGTCAATGAGACCGCCCCGATGGAATTCGTCCTGTTCGACGGCGGATTCGGCAAGGAGTACGCCGAGGACGCCGTGAAGATCTACGAGAAGGACTTCCCCGGGGCGAAGGTGAAGTTCTCGGCCACCCAGAAGATCCAGTCCACGCTCCAGCCCCGCTTCAACCAGGGCACCCCGCCCGACCTCATCGACAACTCCGGTGCCGAGCAGATGGACATGGGCGTCCTGGTCGGCAAGAAGCAGCTCGCCGACCTCACACCCCTGCTGGACGCGCCGTCGTACGACGACCCGGCCAAGAAGGTCCGTGACACCCTGCGCCCCGGCATCGTAGAGATGGGCCAGTTCGACGGCGACCCGGTCTGGATCATGTACTACGCCTACACGGTCTACGGCGTCTGGTACTCGCAGAAGGCCCTGGACTCGCTCGACGCCACCTATCCCGAGACCTGGGACGAGATGCTCGCGGTCTGTGAGAAGGCCAGGAAGAAGGGCATGGCGGGCTGGACATACGCGGGCAAATACCCGTACTACCTCCCGTTCTCGCTCTATCCGATGATCGGCAAGGTCGGTGGCCGTGAAGTCCTCGACGCCATCGACAACCTGGAGCCGAACGCCTGGAAACACCCCGCCGTCAAGGCCTGTTTCGAGGCGTACTACGAGCTCTACAAGAAGGGGTACGTCCTCAAGGGCACCCCGGGCCTGGACCACATCCAGTCGCAGACCGCCTGGGCCGAGGGCAAGGCCCTGTTCATCCCCAACGGCTCCTGGGTGGAGAACGAGTCGGCCAAGGTGATCCCGGCCGACTTCGACCTCGCCGTCTCCGCGCCCACCGGCATCGACTCCTCCGACAAGATGCCCTTCGGGACCATCTGGGCTTCCGGCGGCGAGCCCTTCGTCGTCCCCGCCAAGGCGAAGAACGGCTCCGGCGGCATGGAGCAACTGCGCATCATGCTCGGCGAGGCGTCCTCCAGGAACTTCACCGCCAAGGTCAAGTCGCTCACCGCCTACGACGGCGGCACCGACGGCATCACCCTCACCCCCGGTCTGAAGTCCGGCGTCGCCGCGCTGGAGAAGGCCGGCGACAACGTGGTGAACCCGCGACTGCAGGACTGGTACGTCCAGTTGCAGAAGGAGCAGATCGGCGTCGGCGGTCTCGGCGAGATGATGGCCGGACGGCTCACTCCCGTGGAGGCCATCAACAAGATCCAGGGTTATGCCGACGCCGCCGCCAAGGACACCTCGATCAAGCACTACAAGCACCAGTAG
- a CDS encoding GH92 family glycosyl hydrolase produces MQWFGRLRAVAITAALVMTVGAPGVAVARPASLPLPAGAFASSFEAGQPAPDWASTPERALGVDGGYATGGLPGEVTDRVTAVRASAENTAGGEVKENLADGESSTKWLTFAATGWAEFDLDAPAAVTTYALTSANDVAERDPADWTLRGSADGATWTTLDSRTGEDFTERFQTKTYTLAAPAAYRHFRLDVTRNHGADILQLADLRLATGGSEGPVPPDMLTDVDRGPSGSPTAKARAGFTGVRALRYAGRHTAAGRAYSYNKVFDVNVRVGTRTELAYRIYPQLADGERDYAATNVSVDLAFTDGTYLSGLGASDQYGFPLSPRGQGAAKVLYVNQWNDVRSALGSVAAGKTVDRILVAYDSPGGPARFRGWVDDIALRTRAPEPAKAHPSDYAVTTRGTNSSGGFSRGNTFPATALPHGFNFWTPVTNASSLSWLYDYARGNNADNLPTIQAFSASHEPSPWMGDRQTFQVMPSAAAGTPDTGRTARALAFRHTNETARPYYYGVRFENGLTAEMAPTDHAAALRFTYPGSDASVLFDNVTDQAGLTLDRASGVVTGYSDVKSGLSTGATRLFVYGEFDAPVTDGASSGVKGYLRFDAGAARTVTLKLATSLISLDQAKDNLRQEIPAGTGFDTVKRRARQQWDALLGKVEVEGATQDQLTTLHSSLYRLYLYPNSGFEKVGSTNRYASPFSPMESQDTPTHTGAKIVDGTVYVNNGFWDTYRTTWPAYTLLTPTQAGALTDGFVQQYKDGGWTSRWSSPGYADLMTGTSSDVAFADAYVKGVRFDAKAAYEAALKNATVVPPSSGVGRKGMATSPFLGYTSTATHEGLSWALEGCLNDYGIARMGRALYEKTGEKRYAEESAYFLNRAQGYVHLFDARAGFFQGRTEDGAWRVESSAYDPRVWGYDYTETNGWGYAFTAPQDSRGLANLYGGRAGLAHKLDTYFATPETASPEFVGSYGGVIHEMTEARDVRMGMYGHSNQVAHHTLYMYDAAGQPWKAQAKVREVLARLYTGSSIGQGYHGDEDNGEQSAWYLFSALGFYPLVMGGGEYAVGSPLFKKATVHLENGRDLVVKAPKNSARNVYVQGLKVNGRTWTSTSLPHALLAQGGTLEFAMGPRPSAWGSGKDAAPVSITRDDTVPSPRTDALTGSGALFDDTSDTAATVSDVLELPTGDATKAVQYTLTSAERAKAPTGWRLEGSSDGTTWRTLDRRSGQTFAWDLQTRAFGVESPGRYARYRLVFDGEVRLSEVELLA; encoded by the coding sequence ATGCAGTGGTTCGGACGGTTACGCGCGGTCGCGATCACGGCCGCACTCGTCATGACGGTCGGCGCTCCCGGGGTGGCGGTGGCCCGCCCGGCGTCCCTCCCGCTCCCCGCAGGGGCGTTCGCCTCGTCGTTCGAGGCGGGGCAGCCCGCCCCGGACTGGGCCAGTACGCCCGAGCGCGCCCTCGGGGTCGACGGCGGCTACGCCACGGGCGGGCTGCCGGGCGAGGTGACCGACCGGGTCACCGCGGTCCGGGCGAGTGCGGAGAACACCGCCGGCGGAGAGGTGAAGGAGAACCTCGCCGACGGCGAGTCGAGCACCAAGTGGCTGACGTTCGCGGCCACCGGCTGGGCCGAGTTCGACCTGGACGCACCGGCCGCCGTGACCACGTACGCGCTCACCTCCGCCAACGACGTCGCCGAACGCGACCCGGCCGACTGGACCCTGCGGGGCTCGGCGGACGGCGCCACCTGGACGACCCTCGACAGCCGCACCGGCGAGGACTTCACCGAACGTTTCCAGACGAAGACGTACACGCTCGCGGCCCCGGCCGCCTACCGGCACTTCCGGCTGGACGTCACGAGGAACCACGGCGCGGACATCCTCCAGCTCGCCGATCTGCGGCTCGCCACCGGCGGGAGCGAGGGGCCGGTGCCGCCGGACATGCTCACCGACGTCGACCGCGGTCCGAGCGGCTCGCCGACCGCGAAGGCGCGCGCCGGCTTCACCGGCGTCCGGGCGCTGCGGTACGCCGGGCGCCACACCGCCGCGGGGCGGGCGTACTCGTACAACAAGGTCTTCGACGTCAACGTCCGGGTGGGTACCCGGACCGAACTGGCGTACCGGATCTACCCGCAGCTCGCCGACGGCGAGCGGGACTACGCGGCGACGAACGTCTCCGTGGACCTGGCGTTCACCGACGGGACGTATCTGAGCGGGCTGGGCGCGAGCGACCAGTACGGCTTCCCGCTGTCGCCGCGCGGGCAGGGCGCGGCGAAGGTGCTGTACGTCAACCAGTGGAACGACGTGCGATCGGCGCTCGGGTCGGTGGCGGCCGGGAAGACGGTCGACAGGATCCTGGTGGCCTACGACTCCCCCGGCGGCCCCGCGCGGTTCCGGGGCTGGGTGGACGACATCGCGCTGCGGACACGGGCGCCGGAGCCGGCGAAGGCGCATCCGTCGGACTACGCGGTGACCACGCGCGGGACGAACTCCAGCGGGGGCTTCTCGCGGGGCAACACCTTCCCGGCGACGGCCTTGCCGCACGGGTTCAACTTCTGGACTCCGGTGACGAACGCGTCCTCGCTGAGCTGGCTGTACGACTACGCGCGCGGGAACAACGCGGACAATCTGCCCACGATCCAGGCGTTCAGCGCGAGCCACGAGCCGAGTCCCTGGATGGGCGACCGGCAGACCTTCCAGGTGATGCCGTCGGCCGCGGCGGGCACCCCGGACACCGGGCGGACGGCGCGGGCACTGGCCTTCCGGCACACGAACGAGACCGCGCGGCCGTACTACTACGGGGTGCGGTTCGAGAACGGCCTCACGGCGGAGATGGCGCCGACCGACCACGCGGCCGCACTGCGCTTCACCTATCCGGGCTCCGACGCGAGCGTCCTGTTCGACAACGTCACCGACCAGGCCGGGCTGACGCTCGACCGGGCCTCCGGGGTCGTCACCGGCTACTCGGACGTGAAGTCGGGCCTGTCGACGGGCGCGACCCGGTTGTTCGTCTACGGCGAGTTCGACGCGCCGGTCACGGACGGGGCGTCGAGCGGGGTGAAGGGCTATCTGCGGTTCGACGCGGGCGCCGCCCGGACGGTCACCCTGAAGCTGGCGACCTCGCTGATCAGCCTCGACCAGGCGAAGGACAACCTGCGCCAGGAGATCCCGGCCGGCACCGGCTTCGACACGGTGAAGCGGCGGGCGCGGCAGCAGTGGGACGCGCTCCTCGGCAAGGTCGAGGTCGAGGGAGCCACCCAGGACCAGCTCACGACGCTCCACTCCAGCCTCTACCGGCTGTATCTGTACCCCAACTCGGGCTTTGAGAAGGTTGGTTCGACGAACCGGTACGCCTCGCCGTTCTCGCCGATGGAGAGCCAGGACACCCCGACGCACACCGGCGCGAAGATCGTGGACGGCACGGTGTACGTCAACAACGGCTTCTGGGACACCTATCGGACGACCTGGCCGGCGTACACGCTGCTGACGCCCACTCAGGCAGGCGCGCTGACCGACGGTTTCGTGCAGCAGTACAAGGACGGCGGCTGGACCTCGCGCTGGTCCTCGCCCGGCTACGCCGACCTGATGACCGGCACCTCCTCGGACGTGGCCTTCGCCGACGCCTACGTCAAGGGCGTCCGCTTCGACGCGAAGGCGGCGTACGAGGCCGCCCTGAAGAACGCCACCGTCGTACCGCCGTCCTCGGGCGTGGGCCGCAAGGGCATGGCGACCTCCCCCTTCCTCGGCTACACGAGCACCGCCACCCACGAGGGCCTGTCCTGGGCGCTGGAGGGCTGTCTCAACGACTACGGCATCGCCCGCATGGGCCGGGCCCTGTACGAGAAGACCGGCGAGAAGCGGTACGCGGAGGAGTCGGCGTACTTCCTCAACCGCGCCCAGGGGTATGTGCACCTGTTCGACGCCCGGGCGGGTTTCTTCCAGGGCCGTACCGAGGACGGCGCCTGGCGCGTCGAGTCGTCGGCGTACGACCCGCGTGTGTGGGGCTACGACTACACCGAGACCAACGGCTGGGGCTACGCCTTCACCGCCCCGCAGGACAGCCGGGGCCTGGCCAACCTGTACGGCGGCCGGGCCGGCCTGGCGCACAAGCTCGACACCTACTTCGCGACGCCCGAGACCGCCTCGCCCGAGTTCGTGGGCTCCTACGGCGGGGTCATCCACGAGATGACGGAGGCGCGGGACGTCCGGATGGGCATGTACGGGCACTCCAACCAGGTCGCCCATCACACGCTCTACATGTACGACGCGGCCGGGCAGCCCTGGAAGGCGCAGGCGAAGGTGCGCGAGGTGCTGGCGCGGCTGTACACCGGAAGCTCCATCGGGCAGGGCTACCACGGCGACGAGGACAACGGCGAGCAGTCGGCGTGGTACCTGTTCTCCGCGCTCGGCTTCTACCCGCTGGTGATGGGCGGCGGCGAGTACGCCGTGGGCTCCCCGCTGTTCAAGAAGGCGACCGTGCATCTGGAGAACGGCAGGGACCTGGTCGTGAAGGCCCCGAAGAACAGCGCACGGAACGTGTACGTGCAGGGCCTGAAGGTCAACGGCCGCACCTGGACGTCGACGTCGCTACCGCACGCGCTGCTCGCGCAGGGCGGGACGCTGGAGTTCGCCATGGGCCCGCGCCCCTCGGCCTGGGGCAGCGGGAAGGACGCGGCCCCCGTGTCGATCACCCGTGACGACACGGTGCCCTCGCCCCGCACCGACGCGCTCACCGGATCCGGCGCCCTGTTCGACGACACCTCCGACACGGCCGCGACCGTGTCCGACGTGCTGGAGCTGCCGACCGGGGATGCCACGAAGGCCGTGCAGTACACGCTGACCTCCGCCGAGCGGGCGAAGGCGCCCACGGGCTGGCGGCTGGAGGGCTCTTCCGACGGGACGACGTGGAGGACCCTTGACCGCCGCAGCGGACAGACCTTCGCGTGGGACCTGCAGACGCGGGCGTTCGGGGTGGAGTCACCGGGTAGGTACGCGAGGTACCGCTTGGTGTTCGACGGCGAAGTCCGTCTGTCCGAGGTGGAGTTGCTCGCTTGA